The genome window ggcggcataaagcctaatcacgaggatgttttataatattagccgagatttcagagaatcaaaggcacagagagttgaaccgtagttcttttatctctttctgacagggagtcatagaccaccactgtcttttgtcgttataagacaattattacggcccataggcactacacctctaaaggatgttttagtatggttggcccgtaggcactacatctctaatggatgttttaataatattggcccgtaggcactacatcactaatggatgttttaatagtactggcccgtaggcactgcatcactaatggatgtctttataatattggcccgtaggcactacatcactaatggatgttttaatagtactggcccgtaggcactgcatcactaatggatgtctttataatattggcccgtaggcactacatcactaatggatgttttaataatattggcccgtaggcactgcatcactaatggatgtctttataatactggcccgtaggcactacatcactaatggatgttttaataatactggcccgtaggcactgcatcactaatggatgtctttataatactgatcaccttcattggtgatttaacccacgatttataaatcatttagtggggtttgaaatccttaaaggattattgtataagaatgacgtgcgtgattttaacgaatcacatctgccatgaatgttaacatgcgtacagaggttaacagggaatcagaatcttttcaattaggtcataccatcttgactggatcctaaaagacaccaagctaggtttcaccttttaagattctttatttaggcagatcaatataaaaggaatggttttgatttattttatatatactaaaacaaaactcataacattcattcaaaaatctcaaatacaattacatattgccctaaacgggtctttcaaatagtacatacctccatagaggtttttaaaataagtgacaagtccacgtagggactaatacaagataggtgtccatgcaaggactaaagataagtccacgtagggactgaaatataaTAAGTTGTCCACGcggggacttatttcaaagtagaaatttaCATTATTACAACTactaagggctagtggtcacgtttcttcttcttgccctttagtaggtttgccaagcctttgagaaatcctcggtggcttttcttttcttcctcgaactctctctccacacgatctagtcgatggagtatctcttcctgttcaggaggagagaaacgtggttgtggcgcttgatgcggaacagaaggtctgggaggtattggatacccatgagctgagcgAAACGTGGGTGTCGGAGTCGTTAGGGAATCTTAAGGGTGTGACACTCACACCTGATGATGTTGCTAATGCCGCCCTTTTTCTAGCGAGCGATGATGCTAAGTACATTAGCGGACAGAATTTGAATGTTGATGGTGGATATGCTATTGCGTCTAAGCTCAATGTATTCAAACAAGAATGGAGTTTAAGTTTGAAATGATGATTGTAAAATAATCATACACACATGTCTAATAAGACAAATTTATGTGGTTTTTATCTTTGGGCTTCATTTTCTCTAAGTAacttctttttttattatttttttgtaaaataagcAAAGTTATGTGGTTTCTATCTTTGGGATTCATTTTTCTCTAAGTAACTTCTTCTCTCGTTTAATTTTGGATCCATTATGTGCGTTCATTTAACCTCTCGTTCACAAACGAGCGTATACAAAAATAATTCATTCCAAGCCTCATGCCCCTTCATTCCTTTGTCGTATCTTGGGGTGTTAATCTTGAAGACCAAAACCCAACTTTTATTTAACAGTTTAAAACTATGCATTGCCACACGAGATAAACTTGATCAAGACTATCCTGGTTTCTGTCACCATAGAACCTCAATGGTTCAAAAGGGTGAAGCCCCTAGACCTAGAGAGCATGGGGGTTCTAAGGGGCACTCACCTTTGCAGGGGGCCGGGGGGTTGCCTCTAGTGTGGTCCGAGGGGCAACACCCCTCGAATCAATCACATAGCTAATTTTTTATTAGTCCAACATGCAAACAGGTCATATGTAAATGAATCCTGCAAACGAGCCAGTAACGAAAAATTGCTACAACCATGTTTGTTTTATGTATTTGTGTTATGATCTCGACAAGGGCAGAGGGAATTTCCGGTGGTTCTATGAAGACAACATCTAAAACTTTGAAAGGGTTAAAAACGATGTACCTAAAAATGAAACCAGAATCTAACTTCTTTGTTAGTGGTGTCACTTACATTTCTTTTTGGACCATCTCTTAGTTTGTGCGTGTCATCTACATATAGGCAAGTGTACTTATCGTGTACACAGTGTATTAttggtaagaaccaagtatcgatccaacaGGTCAAACTTAGGAATGTCATGACAGACATATTCCAAATTAGCGAattcttttgttttaaaaactaACAAAGCTAATTATATCAAAGTTTatatgtttttattattattgataCAACAACATTTGCCAAAACTCAAAACAGCGAATTAAGTAACAGTGTTGGATGACTGATAATTTACTCTTTCTTTCATTGGATCAACAAGACATTTCTCCCAAGTAATTGTTATGTGATCAACGAATACGGTTGAGGTGAGCAAACGGCTCAGCAGCGGCTTTGGGCGCAGCTTTAGCAACTTCCGGGCTCCCAAAAACATTCCAAAACCTCAACGTCTCGTCTCCAGCAGCAGACGCCACGGTACATCCATCAGGACTTTGTGCCATAAACAGAACCCGCGATGTATGCCCGGTGAGCTCCCCCATTTTAACCATTGACGGGTACTTCCATAAAGTCAACTGGTTCTGACTAAACCCGTGTGAGCTCAGCAGCTCCCGCTCATTGTTGTTCCACAAAAGCGCACACACTTGAGACCCCGTGTCCACCGAGTTCAAACAAGCACCCGTGTGCGCGTTCCAGAACTTTATACACTTGTCACCGCCTCCACCACCAGTGGCAAGAAGGTTACTCTGAAACGGACACCAAGCGAGTGCTTTCACCGCAGCCGTGTGGTCCTCCAGTCTGTGAACATATTGGGTTGCCATTGATCGGTCCCAGATGTGGACGAGATTATCGTTGCCTCCGCTTGCTAGGTGTTGACCTGAAGCTGACCATTTTAACCCGCATACTTCTTGGTGGTGGCCCGAGTATGTTTCAACTATGTGTGATCGGATTCTAACGTCGTTGTTCACTATCCGACCATCCATTCCTCCGGTCGTCAGAATGTGGTTGTTCCAGTCCAGTGATCCGACTCGAGATTGATGGCATCCTCTCATTGTTCTTAGCTGtttcaaacaaaaacaaaaaaagattATAAGATTTGAATTTCTTTCAAGAGTTAACTGCCAATTTCGTCCTTGGGGTTTGTCAAATTATGCGCCAAATTTCAAATTTATATCATTTTCGGTccctgacattcttgaaacatgccaGCAGGGGGCAAAACtggcatgtttcaagaatgtcagggacgaaaatggcataatttgaaatttggcctggactggcataattggacaaaccacatggacgaaaatgacagtttAACTCTTCtttcaaataatatatattatattgcTATCAAGAAGATTGGCTACCAGTTTGTTAGAGGTAGTGTCCCAAAGTTGGACATCGGAATTGTTTAGGCCGACTGAGATGTGACGACCGTCAGGTGCCCATTTAACACTTGTCACCGGACCAGTTTCATCATCTACGGTGACCAATTCCGAGGTGTTACCGTCTGCAGCATCCCACAGATAAACTGTACTTCCTAACGCGATAGCAAGAACATTGCTGCTTCCCCAATCCAACAGATTCAAGTAGTAATCGTCTAGAATATCCGGTGCATCGAGTGTCCTCTCAGAAGTCTGCAACCACATTTCAATAACTTAACTAAAACCCTAAACACAAATTTTCATCTAACAACAAATGGatcgattgattgattgattaccTGAGGAATGTGTCTACGGGCCTTTACGGGCTTTGCCTGCTGGACCGAAGAACAATCACTTAAAACCGTGTCGGCTGGAGTCGGGGGTTTGTTCTTGAAAGCTAAAATCCTGCTTCTGTTCATGTTGAAGGTCTCTGCCAAATGTTTCCTGTAGGCTTCCTTAGACGGTGAGCTGGCAATCGGATTTTCCTTACCTTTTTTCGGATCGGCGGTTGTTAGCATGTAATGCGCGTAATCAAAATCCATAGCTGATCTGTTTGGTATGAACCTATCCAACTGCACATAACCATTCAACCTCAGTAACCGATGAAAAAAAAATATCGAAATTATAAGAAGAGGGGATTCATTGATTGAATGATTACGTTTTCTCCGGAACTTTTTCTTTGAAGAAATGATTTCGGAACTGTGGCTGAAGAAGTATTAGATCCTGCGTCCATAATGTTAGAGGTAACAGcaaaatatatgtataaaaaGAATGATAAATTCTGCAAAACAGAGATTAGTTAACAAGTAATGAATGAAAATTAAATAAACAAAGTATGAGATCGTTGGAGGATTAGATGATGATTAAAAGAGAGCAAGAGAGATTATTTTGTGATTAAGAAGAGTGATTTGCAGGGTTTATATATGCGAAAAGTTAGGGTTTAGATGAAACGGCTAGTATCATTCGAAATATAGCCGTTGTAATTTTTGTGGGTTTTGGCAGAGATAGAATGGGCCAAGCCCCGAGTTACAACTGTAGTTTGCTGGGTTAACTGTCTGGGCCTCTTCTTTTGGGCCTTCAGCCCTATTGAAAGTTTGTAAACTCTTTGAATTTAACAAAAGAGGTAACTAACTCATTAGCTGGACAACCATCAGTCCATCACATGTGTAGAGGTTATATGTAGTGTatacttttgattaaaaaaaaacaatagctTCTCGTTACTAGGGGTGGCAAATTGGCAATCGTGTCGGGTTACGGGTTGGTGGGTTGAAATGAGTGATATAAGTTGACGATTTATAAACGAGTTGTTCGATTTTAAGCGGGTTATTGATATCATGCTTAATGATAAGTATGAGtgtgataaataaataatataacgtGTCAAAATTAACATTATTATAACTAACCATGTAAATAGAACctgaaaaaacaaaaacaaaaatataaaagatttTTTTAATCTAAATAGTTAAACGGGTTAATGGGTCAACCCGTTTTTGTACGGGTCAACCGAACCCAACCCGTTCTTAATATGGGTCACCCCGAACACGACTCGTTTTTTTTAAAACGGATCGTGTTAGTCGACCCAAACCTGGTTTTTTTCATGTCGGGTTCGGATCGGGTTAACAGGTCGTGTCAAGAATTGCCGCCCCTAGTCGTTACTCGTTATCCACACAATCTAACTTGAGTTAGTCTAAGGGGTTGTTTGACAATTTCTGAATgggtaagtgctgaaccagtaagagccaatataatgcttaaccgtgttcagagaca of Helianthus annuus cultivar XRQ/B chromosome 1, HanXRQr2.0-SUNRISE, whole genome shotgun sequence contains these proteins:
- the LOC110879636 gene encoding cell division cycle 20.2, cofactor of APC complex yields the protein MDAGSNTSSATVPKSFLQRKSSGENLDRFIPNRSAMDFDYAHYMLTTADPKKGKENPIASSPSKEAYRKHLAETFNMNRSRILAFKNKPPTPADTVLSDCSSVQQAKPVKARRHIPQTSERTLDAPDILDDYYLNLLDWGSSNVLAIALGSTVYLWDAADGNTSELVTVDDETGPVTSVKWAPDGRHISVGLNNSDVQLWDTTSNKLLRTMRGCHQSRVGSLDWNNHILTTGGMDGRIVNNDVRIRSHIVETYSGHHQEVCGLKWSASGQHLASGGNDNLVHIWDRSMATQYVHRLEDHTAAVKALAWCPFQSNLLATGGGGGDKCIKFWNAHTGACLNSVDTGSQVCALLWNNNERELLSSHGFSQNQLTLWKYPSMVKMGELTGHTSRVLFMAQSPDGCTVASAAGDETLRFWNVFGSPEVAKAAPKAAAEPFAHLNRIR